In a single window of the Bradyrhizobium sp. ORS 285 genome:
- a CDS encoding CoA pyrophosphatase, which yields MAMPFDDATRRKIQRCCGRFVRQDAVAQVSSLKRAAVAIALAPHDDTGATALLLTLRASGLRSHGGQWALPGGRCDAGETPVEGALRELEEELGLKLAPDAVLGLLDDYPTRSGYLITPVVLWATNGRTLRPNPDEVASVHRIGLDAITVDDAFDFTAIAESTRRVIRFHAREGLIHAPTAALIYQFREVLAGRDTRVHELEQPVFAWK from the coding sequence ATGGCCATGCCGTTCGACGATGCCACACGACGGAAAATCCAGCGCTGTTGCGGGCGTTTCGTGCGCCAGGATGCAGTGGCGCAAGTGTCGTCCCTGAAGCGGGCGGCGGTGGCGATTGCGCTGGCCCCGCATGATGACACCGGCGCCACCGCGCTGCTGCTCACCCTGCGTGCGTCCGGCCTGCGCAGCCATGGTGGCCAATGGGCGCTGCCGGGCGGGCGCTGCGACGCCGGCGAGACGCCGGTCGAAGGCGCTCTGCGCGAGCTGGAGGAAGAGCTTGGGCTGAAGCTTGCGCCGGACGCCGTGCTCGGCCTGCTCGACGACTATCCGACCCGGTCGGGTTACCTGATCACCCCCGTGGTCCTCTGGGCGACCAATGGCCGCACGCTCCGGCCAAACCCGGACGAGGTCGCCTCGGTGCATCGGATCGGGCTGGATGCAATCACCGTGGACGACGCGTTCGATTTCACAGCGATTGCCGAAAGCACGCGGCGCGTGATCCGCTTTCACGCTCGGGAGGGCCTGATCCACGCACCCACGGCCGCGCTGATCTATCAGTTCCGCGAGGTCCTGGCTGGTCGTGACACGCGCGTCCACGAACTGGAACAGCCGGTGTTTGCCTGGAAGTAA
- a CDS encoding PaaI family thioesterase, translating into MTKSAAAKMKSEGWEIVDTSGFLHLIGPLWQRIVDDVHEYAIQTEDKHHNRRGLVQGGVIMTLADRSCGMTARYAAGKEHMATIQFDTHFVESGKIGETLVSRPHVVRITRSLVFITTEVTAADRVIAMASGVFKILKSE; encoded by the coding sequence ATGACGAAATCGGCCGCGGCAAAGATGAAGTCCGAGGGCTGGGAAATCGTCGACACCTCCGGCTTCCTGCATCTGATCGGCCCGCTGTGGCAGCGGATCGTCGACGATGTCCACGAATACGCGATTCAGACCGAGGACAAGCACCACAACCGCCGCGGCCTGGTCCAGGGCGGCGTGATCATGACGCTCGCCGACCGCAGCTGTGGCATGACCGCCCGCTACGCCGCCGGCAAGGAGCACATGGCGACGATCCAATTCGACACGCATTTCGTCGAGTCCGGCAAGATCGGCGAGACCCTGGTGTCGCGGCCACACGTGGTGCGGATCACCCGCAGCCTGGTGTTCATCACCACCGAGGTCACGGCCGCCGATCGCGTGATCGCGATGGCTTCGGGCGTGTTCAAGATCCTGAAGAGCGAGTGA
- a CDS encoding aldo/keto reductase yields MQYRQLGRSGLKVSPICLGTMMFGGPTDEATSGRIIAKARDAGINFIDTADAYNKGASEEVVGRAIAQERGRWIVATKLANPMGDDPNRAGLSRRWVLQAADESLRRLGTSHIDIYYLHKEDHATPLAETVRAIGDLLRAGKIRYFGVSNYRAWRVAEICNLCDAMGIDRPVVSQPYYNAMNRMPEVEHLPACGYYGLGVVPYSPLARGVLTAKYTPDAPPDKETRAGRNDTRMMQTEWRPESLKLAQEIKRHAETKGFTPGQFAVAWVLNSAFISSVIAGPRTEAQWDDYIRALDYPFAADDEALIDRLVVTGHASTPGYNDPAYPIEGRRPRVG; encoded by the coding sequence ATGCAATATCGCCAGCTCGGCCGTTCCGGCCTAAAAGTGTCGCCGATCTGCCTGGGCACGATGATGTTCGGCGGCCCGACCGACGAGGCGACCTCGGGACGCATCATCGCGAAGGCGCGTGACGCCGGCATCAACTTCATCGATACGGCAGATGCCTACAACAAGGGCGCCTCGGAAGAGGTCGTCGGCCGCGCCATTGCGCAAGAGCGCGGCCGCTGGATCGTCGCGACCAAGCTCGCCAATCCGATGGGCGACGATCCGAACCGAGCCGGCCTGTCGCGCCGCTGGGTGCTGCAGGCAGCGGATGAAAGCCTGCGTCGTCTCGGCACCAGCCACATCGACATCTATTATCTCCACAAGGAGGACCACGCGACGCCCCTGGCGGAGACCGTACGCGCGATCGGCGACCTCCTGCGCGCCGGCAAGATCCGCTATTTCGGCGTCTCGAACTACCGCGCCTGGCGGGTCGCCGAGATCTGCAATCTCTGCGACGCGATGGGCATCGACCGTCCCGTGGTCAGCCAGCCCTATTACAACGCGATGAACCGCATGCCGGAGGTCGAGCATCTTCCGGCCTGCGGCTATTACGGCCTCGGCGTGGTCCCCTACAGCCCGCTGGCGCGGGGCGTGCTCACCGCCAAATACACCCCTGATGCGCCGCCCGACAAGGAAACACGTGCCGGCCGCAACGACACCAGGATGATGCAGACGGAGTGGCGGCCAGAGTCGTTGAAGCTCGCGCAGGAGATCAAGCGCCACGCCGAGACCAAAGGCTTTACGCCCGGACAGTTCGCAGTGGCCTGGGTGCTGAACTCGGCCTTCATCAGCTCGGTCATCGCCGGCCCTCGCACAGAAGCGCAGTGGGACGACTACATCCGCGCGCTGGACTATCCGTTCGCGGCCGACGACGAGGCGCTGATCGACCGCCTCGTGGTCACCGGCCACGCCTCGACACCCGGCTACAACGATCCGGCCTATCCGATCGAAGGCCGCAGGCCACGGGTGGGCTGA
- a CDS encoding tetratricopeptide repeat protein: protein MEEDRYGLPLSTASADAAAAYREGMDLLLAFWPGATDAFERAIMLDPDFALAHAARARIHAIYQQREAALQTIKRARDLVARRGTEREQSHVATLVLAIEGRGGEALTSTLTHLASWPRDAMIMALPLGAFGLLAFSGRADHDAARRDLCNTFAAAYGEDWWFMSNHGWALTEAGDVTQGRAITERSFALRQHNAYAVHALLHAMFEAGSLDEADALVDGWIGDYDRTGMLHGHICWHQALGALDRGDAAKALAVYTDVLVPTMDTAPPLNTLSDCASLLWRLMAEEQPVPSNAWADISAYASNRFTSSSLAFVEMHLVMIAAAMHDSAALKGRLAAMERRLAEGKLPAGRIVPHMLRALRAFADANWRGCSRELAPVMGDPARIGGSHAQREVIEDTYILALIRSGDLVKAREVLDARLHRRPSARDTRWRQLTGA, encoded by the coding sequence ATGGAAGAGGATCGCTACGGCCTGCCGCTGTCGACCGCCTCCGCTGATGCGGCGGCCGCCTATCGCGAGGGCATGGATCTGCTGCTTGCGTTCTGGCCCGGCGCGACGGATGCGTTCGAGCGGGCGATCATGCTCGATCCGGATTTCGCGCTGGCGCATGCCGCCCGCGCCCGCATTCACGCGATCTACCAACAGCGCGAGGCGGCGTTGCAGACGATCAAGCGGGCGCGGGACCTCGTCGCCAGGCGGGGCACGGAGCGCGAGCAAAGCCATGTCGCGACCCTGGTGCTCGCCATCGAGGGGCGCGGCGGCGAGGCGCTGACGTCGACGCTGACACATCTCGCGAGTTGGCCGCGCGACGCCATGATCATGGCGCTGCCGCTCGGCGCCTTCGGCCTTCTCGCCTTCTCCGGGCGCGCCGATCACGATGCCGCCCGCCGCGATCTCTGCAACACCTTTGCTGCCGCCTATGGCGAGGACTGGTGGTTCATGTCCAATCACGGCTGGGCGCTGACGGAGGCCGGCGATGTGACGCAAGGGCGCGCCATCACCGAGCGCAGCTTCGCGCTGCGCCAGCACAACGCCTATGCCGTGCATGCGCTGCTGCATGCGATGTTCGAGGCGGGCTCGCTGGACGAAGCTGATGCCCTCGTCGACGGGTGGATCGGCGACTACGATCGCACGGGCATGCTGCACGGTCACATCTGCTGGCACCAGGCGCTCGGCGCGCTGGATCGGGGTGACGCCGCGAAGGCGTTGGCGGTCTACACCGACGTACTGGTGCCGACGATGGACACGGCGCCGCCGCTGAACACGCTGTCCGACTGCGCCTCCCTGCTGTGGCGCCTGATGGCCGAAGAACAGCCGGTGCCGTCGAACGCATGGGCCGATATCTCGGCCTATGCGAGCAATCGCTTCACGAGCTCCAGCCTGGCCTTCGTCGAGATGCATCTGGTGATGATCGCCGCCGCCATGCATGACAGCGCCGCGCTCAAGGGGCGTCTCGCCGCGATGGAGCGGCGGCTGGCCGAGGGCAAGCTGCCCGCCGGCCGCATCGTGCCGCACATGCTGCGGGCACTCCGGGCCTTCGCCGACGCCAATTGGCGTGGCTGTAGCCGCGAGCTCGCGCCTGTGATGGGCGATCCCGCCCGCATCGGCGGCAGCCATGCGCAGCGCGAGGTGATCGAGGACACCTACATCCTGGCCCTGATCCGCAGCGGCGATCTCGTCAAGGCGCGCGAGGTCCTCGACGCCCGCCTGCACCGCCGCCCGTCAGCACGCGATACGAGGTGGCGACAGCTCACCGGCGCCTGA
- a CDS encoding NAD(P)-dependent oxidoreductase — MTTTHSLGWIGMGRMGYPMAERLLKAGHKLSIYNRTRAKAEPLAAKGGVIVDHPSDLASCDIVFSMVSTGKDLEQVYFGDNGLVASGSGPRPKILVDCSSIGVEQSEAIDARLKRLDCAFVRAPVSGNGKCVKAGKLSSVVSGPKAAFEAIEPYLAKIAVSGVSYVGEGELARICKIAHNVFLGVVIQNLAEITILAQKAGVPRHAFLDFMNASVMGSTFTKYKSNALVNLDWTTTFTPTLLRKDLDLGLSAARQLDFAMPVTAATREALQAHVGAASLQPDPAAYLEKDFAALLETVALAAGLKLRPENVPMPTGLETEG; from the coding sequence ATGACCACGACGCATTCGCTCGGCTGGATCGGCATGGGGCGCATGGGCTACCCGATGGCCGAGCGCCTGCTGAAGGCCGGGCACAAGCTGTCGATCTACAATCGCACCCGCGCCAAGGCCGAGCCGCTCGCGGCAAAAGGCGGCGTCATCGTCGATCATCCGAGCGACCTCGCGTCATGCGATATCGTGTTCTCGATGGTGTCCACGGGCAAGGATCTCGAGCAGGTCTATTTCGGCGACAACGGCCTCGTTGCGTCAGGCTCGGGTCCGCGTCCGAAGATCCTGGTCGACTGCTCCTCGATCGGTGTCGAGCAGTCCGAGGCCATCGACGCGAGACTGAAGCGGCTCGACTGTGCGTTCGTGCGCGCGCCAGTCTCGGGCAACGGCAAATGCGTCAAGGCCGGCAAGCTGTCGTCGGTGGTCTCAGGTCCGAAGGCCGCGTTCGAGGCCATCGAGCCGTATCTGGCGAAGATCGCGGTCTCCGGCGTATCCTATGTCGGCGAGGGCGAGCTCGCGCGCATCTGCAAGATTGCGCACAACGTCTTCCTCGGTGTCGTGATCCAGAACCTCGCCGAGATCACCATTCTCGCACAGAAGGCCGGCGTTCCCCGCCACGCCTTCCTCGACTTCATGAATGCCAGCGTGATGGGCTCGACCTTCACCAAGTACAAGAGCAACGCGCTGGTCAATCTCGACTGGACTACGACCTTCACGCCGACGCTGCTGCGCAAGGACCTCGATCTCGGTCTGTCCGCAGCGCGCCAGCTCGATTTCGCGATGCCCGTGACAGCGGCGACCCGCGAAGCGCTGCAGGCCCATGTCGGGGCGGCTTCGTTGCAGCCAGATCCGGCTGCCTATCTGGAGAAGGACTTTGCCGCGTTGCTCGAGACCGTGGCGCTCGCCGCCGGCCTCAAGCTGCGGCCGGAGAACGTGCCGATGCCGACGGGGCTGGAGACGGAGGGTTAG
- a CDS encoding Xaa-Pro peptidase family protein, which produces MTASALKPHLVSPEHLDPHWRWSRAIPSHGHVSVDFERRVDFDRLRRYRLARARQALKNSGCGALLLFDVNNIRYVSGTKIGEWERDKLCRFALLAGDGEPIVWDFGSAAVHHRMFCDWLAPENCRAGMLGMRGTVPPAVGLMKAHAEEVMSLLRAAGVADMPVGVDLAETAMFFELQKAGMKVVDGQQVMLDAREIKNIDEIMLLNQAAAMVDGVYHSIYENLKPGVRENDIVALANKMLYEMGSDDVEAINAISGERCNPHPHNFTDRILRPGDQAFFDILQSYQGYRTCYYRTFNVGRATPAQHDAYKQCREWLDNAIALIKPGVSTDTVAKVWPAAEEFGFPSEMAAFGLQFGHGLGLALHERPIISRLVSLDNPMEIKTGMVFALETYCPATDGFSAARIEEEVVVTDKGCQVITRFPAEELPIANRY; this is translated from the coding sequence ATGACAGCCAGCGCGCTGAAGCCCCATCTGGTCAGCCCGGAGCATCTCGATCCGCATTGGCGCTGGAGCCGCGCCATTCCCTCGCATGGCCACGTCTCGGTCGATTTCGAGCGCCGCGTCGATTTCGACCGGCTCAGGCGATACCGGCTGGCGCGGGCACGCCAGGCCCTGAAAAATTCGGGCTGTGGCGCGCTGCTGCTGTTCGACGTCAACAACATCCGTTACGTCTCCGGCACCAAGATCGGCGAGTGGGAGCGCGACAAGCTTTGTCGTTTTGCGCTCTTGGCCGGCGACGGCGAGCCGATCGTGTGGGATTTCGGCTCGGCCGCCGTGCACCATCGCATGTTCTGCGATTGGCTGGCGCCGGAGAACTGCCGCGCCGGCATGCTCGGCATGCGCGGCACGGTGCCGCCGGCCGTCGGGCTGATGAAGGCCCATGCCGAGGAGGTGATGAGCCTGCTGCGCGCGGCTGGCGTCGCCGACATGCCGGTCGGCGTCGACCTGGCGGAAACCGCGATGTTCTTCGAGCTGCAGAAGGCCGGCATGAAGGTCGTCGACGGCCAGCAGGTGATGCTGGACGCGCGCGAGATCAAGAACATCGACGAGATCATGCTGCTGAACCAGGCCGCCGCCATGGTCGACGGCGTCTATCACTCGATCTACGAGAATCTGAAGCCGGGGGTGCGCGAGAACGACATCGTCGCCCTCGCCAACAAGATGCTCTACGAGATGGGCTCCGACGACGTCGAGGCCATCAACGCCATCTCCGGCGAGCGCTGCAATCCGCATCCGCACAATTTCACCGACCGCATCCTGCGTCCGGGTGACCAGGCGTTCTTCGACATCCTGCAGTCCTATCAGGGCTACCGCACCTGCTATTACCGCACCTTCAATGTCGGCCGCGCCACGCCGGCGCAGCACGACGCCTATAAGCAGTGTCGCGAATGGCTCGACAATGCGATCGCGCTGATCAAGCCGGGGGTCTCGACCGACACCGTTGCCAAGGTGTGGCCGGCAGCTGAGGAGTTCGGCTTCCCCTCGGAGATGGCGGCGTTCGGCCTGCAGTTCGGCCATGGCCTTGGCCTCGCGTTGCATGAGCGTCCGATCATCTCGCGGCTCGTCTCGTTAGACAATCCGATGGAAATCAAGACCGGCATGGTGTTCGCGCTGGAGACCTACTGTCCGGCGACAGACGGCTTCTCCGCCGCGCGTATCGAGGAGGAGGTCGTGGTCACCGACAAGGGCTGCCAGGTGATCACGCGTTTTCCCGCGGAAGAGCTGCCGATCGCCAACCGCTACTGA
- a CDS encoding LacI family DNA-binding transcriptional regulator: MHPSTVSRALSPAMKHLVATEVADRIQAAANAIGYRLNMAAKGLRTGRSGLIGVLAPDIADPGFPPVLSGIADHLNAEGYATIVVDVGSKGSEQDLVDRLIARGVDGLVLATVSLRDDVVKHCLDAALPVVLVNRVDAAGQLPSAASDDAAGMRLAVEHLVALGHQRIGHIAGPQEISTGARRREGFEASVKDAGLPARYTPVEIAETYTRAAGREAALRLLVRRTRPTAIVAANDLLALGVYDALAARGLACPGDVSVVGHNDMPFVDMVSPPLTTVRIAQRDMGEAAARLLLARIAAPGASSEHIVLAPELIIRDSAIAREH; the protein is encoded by the coding sequence GTGCATCCCTCGACAGTGTCGCGCGCGCTCAGCCCGGCGATGAAGCATCTGGTCGCGACCGAGGTCGCCGACCGCATCCAGGCCGCCGCCAATGCGATCGGCTATCGGCTCAACATGGCGGCCAAGGGTTTGCGCACCGGACGCAGCGGCCTGATCGGCGTGCTCGCGCCTGACATCGCCGACCCCGGCTTTCCACCTGTGTTGTCTGGCATCGCCGATCACCTCAATGCCGAGGGCTATGCGACGATCGTCGTCGACGTCGGCAGCAAGGGCTCGGAGCAGGATCTCGTCGATCGCCTGATCGCGCGCGGCGTCGATGGCCTCGTGCTGGCGACGGTGAGCTTGCGCGACGATGTCGTGAAGCATTGCCTGGATGCGGCGCTGCCCGTCGTGCTGGTCAATCGCGTCGATGCCGCCGGGCAGCTCCCATCTGCCGCCAGCGATGACGCCGCGGGCATGCGGCTCGCCGTCGAGCATCTCGTCGCGCTCGGTCACCAGCGCATCGGCCATATCGCCGGCCCTCAGGAGATTTCGACCGGCGCGCGGCGCCGCGAGGGCTTCGAGGCCAGCGTCAAGGACGCCGGCCTGCCCGCCCGCTACACGCCCGTCGAGATCGCGGAAACCTACACGCGCGCGGCCGGCCGCGAAGCGGCGCTGCGCCTGCTGGTGCGCCGCACCAGACCGACGGCGATCGTCGCCGCCAACGATCTGCTCGCGCTCGGCGTCTATGATGCGCTCGCCGCGCGCGGCCTCGCCTGTCCCGGCGATGTCTCCGTGGTCGGCCACAACGACATGCCGTTCGTCGACATGGTGTCGCCGCCGCTCACCACGGTGCGGATCGCGCAGCGCGACATGGGCGAAGCCGCGGCACGGCTGCTGCTCGCGCGGATTGCCGCGCCCGGAGCATCGAGCGAGCACATCGTGCTTGCACCGGAGCTGATCATCCGCGACTCAGCCATCGCGCGCGAGCACTGA
- a CDS encoding CoA transferase subunit A, which yields MTEMVNLEALVASIAPGQSIAISVDRAGVSMAATAAMIEAGLTGLHLVCVPISGLQADLLIGAGVATVVETSAVSLGEAGGAPRFSAAVRNGSITLRDATCPAIHAGLLAGQKGVPFMPIAGIIGSDLLQVRPDWKVIDSPVGEPGKIVVVPAITPDVALFHAPEADRFGNVRIGRYRELATMAYASKRTLVTVERITDRDLMATEDSAAGVLPSLYVDAIAVAENGAWPLPLWDEYETDGAELSRYAAMARTDEGFRAYLSAFLSRSTQVA from the coding sequence ATGACCGAGATGGTCAACCTGGAGGCACTCGTCGCCTCGATCGCACCGGGACAATCGATCGCGATTTCGGTCGACCGCGCCGGCGTCTCGATGGCGGCGACGGCGGCGATGATCGAGGCCGGACTCACCGGCCTGCATCTGGTCTGCGTACCGATCTCGGGCCTGCAGGCCGATCTCTTGATCGGCGCCGGCGTTGCGACTGTGGTGGAGACGAGCGCCGTCTCGCTGGGTGAAGCCGGCGGCGCGCCGCGCTTTTCAGCGGCCGTGCGCAACGGCAGCATCACCTTGCGCGATGCGACCTGCCCCGCGATCCATGCCGGCCTCCTGGCCGGACAGAAGGGCGTGCCATTCATGCCGATCGCCGGCATCATCGGCAGCGACCTGCTCCAGGTGCGTCCCGACTGGAAGGTGATCGACAGTCCGGTCGGCGAGCCTGGCAAGATCGTCGTCGTGCCCGCGATCACGCCGGATGTCGCGCTGTTTCATGCGCCGGAGGCGGACCGCTTCGGCAATGTCCGCATCGGCCGCTATCGCGAGCTGGCGACCATGGCGTATGCGTCCAAGCGCACGCTGGTCACTGTCGAGCGCATCACCGATCGCGACTTGATGGCCACCGAGGATTCGGCGGCCGGTGTGCTACCCTCGCTCTACGTCGACGCCATCGCGGTGGCCGAGAACGGCGCCTGGCCGCTGCCGCTGTGGGACGAATACGAGACCGACGGCGCGGAGCTTTCGCGCTATGCCGCGATGGCGCGCACCGACGAAGGTTTTCGCGCCTATCTCTCGGCGTTCCTGAGCCGCAGCACGCAGGTGGCCTGA
- a CDS encoding CoA transferase, whose protein sequence is MQDDRARKELLITIIADLLDGIRHVAVGASSPIPAAGAMLLRARNEQQGKPPIRISILGSSRHNFFTNGGVELFDCAAQGRVDAFFLGGGQIDGAGNINLVGTGDYPRMDVRWPGSFGSAYLYHLIPRVILFREEHSPRVLVPKVDFVSAAAVTPEVKRRGGPHALLTNLALFDFDRNSGGFRLRSVHPGYSAEDVRDRTGFDYEIPAMVPQTTTPDRATVELIRGRILDELAECYPEFARAMAAAA, encoded by the coding sequence ATGCAGGACGATCGCGCGCGCAAGGAACTGCTCATCACCATCATCGCCGACCTGCTCGATGGCATCCGCCATGTTGCGGTCGGCGCCTCCTCGCCAATCCCGGCCGCTGGCGCGATGCTGCTGCGCGCCCGCAACGAACAACAAGGCAAGCCGCCGATCAGGATCTCGATCCTCGGCTCCAGCCGGCACAATTTCTTCACCAATGGCGGCGTCGAGCTGTTCGACTGCGCGGCGCAGGGGCGCGTCGATGCGTTCTTCCTTGGCGGCGGCCAGATCGACGGCGCGGGGAATATCAACCTGGTCGGCACCGGCGACTATCCGCGCATGGACGTGCGCTGGCCGGGCTCGTTCGGCTCGGCCTATCTCTATCACCTCATCCCCCGCGTGATCCTGTTTCGCGAGGAGCATTCGCCGCGCGTGCTGGTGCCGAAGGTCGACTTCGTCAGCGCCGCCGCCGTCACGCCGGAGGTGAAGCGCCGCGGCGGGCCGCATGCGCTGCTGACGAATCTCGCGCTGTTCGACTTCGACCGTAACAGCGGCGGCTTCCGGCTGCGCTCGGTGCATCCCGGCTACTCGGCCGAGGACGTCCGCGACCGCACCGGGTTCGACTACGAGATACCGGCGATGGTGCCGCAGACGACTACGCCCGACCGCGCGACAGTCGAACTGATCCGCGGTCGAATCCTGGACGAGCTCGCTGAATGCTATCCAGAGTTCGCGCGCGCGATGGCCGCGGCGGCTTAG
- a CDS encoding amidohydrolase family protein, translating into MTDQPTSFDLIIRGGTVIDGTRAPRFAADVGIKDGRIVAIGEVAGDAQRVIDASGRIVAPGFIDAHTHDDSAVLVDPGMTCKVSQGVTSVVTGNCGVSIAPLKPGSPRPMPLGLLSPGDGRVAEYASFADYVAALRAAPSAVNVAPMVGHTALRASVVNDLGRAATESEVAEMRGHVQEALDAGAIGVSTGTFYPPAEAASTEEIIEVCRPLTGSGGVYATHMRNEADDVVKSLEESFAIGEALDVQVVISHHKVVGPANFGRTKETLPLITKAMSCQCVALDCYPYNASSTMLHTDPAKLQVKVVVAASGPHPEVAGRDLADIAAEWGVDRLEAAKRLQPASAIYFSMDEADVRTILAFEPTMIGSDGLPFGERPHPRLWGTFPRVLGYYCRELELFSLETAVWKMSGLTAQNFGIKGRGRLAVGNHADITIFDAASVRDSGTYDDPCVPAAGIEAVIVNGALTWWQGAHQNARAGRVITRAGVQ; encoded by the coding sequence ATGACCGATCAACCGACGTCCTTCGATCTCATCATTCGCGGCGGCACCGTCATCGACGGCACGCGCGCGCCGCGCTTCGCGGCGGATGTCGGCATCAAGGACGGCCGCATCGTCGCCATCGGCGAGGTCGCAGGTGATGCGCAGCGCGTGATCGATGCGTCCGGCCGGATCGTCGCGCCGGGCTTCATCGACGCGCATACCCACGACGACAGCGCGGTGCTGGTCGATCCCGGCATGACCTGCAAGGTGTCGCAGGGCGTGACCTCGGTCGTCACAGGCAATTGCGGTGTCAGCATTGCGCCTCTGAAGCCGGGCTCGCCGCGGCCGATGCCGCTCGGCCTGCTGTCGCCCGGCGATGGGCGCGTGGCGGAGTATGCCTCGTTCGCGGATTATGTCGCAGCCTTGCGCGCGGCGCCGTCGGCGGTGAACGTCGCGCCGATGGTCGGCCACACCGCGCTGCGTGCTTCCGTCGTCAATGATCTCGGCCGTGCGGCGACCGAAAGCGAAGTGGCCGAGATGCGCGGCCATGTGCAGGAGGCGCTGGATGCCGGCGCGATCGGCGTCTCGACCGGCACGTTCTATCCGCCGGCCGAGGCGGCGTCGACCGAGGAGATCATCGAGGTCTGCCGTCCGTTGACAGGCAGCGGCGGCGTCTATGCGACGCATATGCGCAACGAGGCGGACGACGTGGTGAAGTCGCTGGAGGAGAGCTTTGCCATCGGCGAGGCGCTCGACGTCCAGGTCGTGATCTCGCACCACAAGGTAGTGGGCCCGGCGAATTTCGGCCGCACCAAGGAGACGCTGCCGCTGATCACCAAGGCGATGAGTTGTCAATGCGTGGCGCTCGACTGCTATCCCTACAATGCGTCCTCGACGATGCTGCACACCGACCCGGCCAAGCTGCAGGTGAAGGTCGTGGTCGCCGCGTCCGGCCCGCATCCCGAGGTCGCCGGCCGCGATCTCGCCGACATCGCAGCCGAATGGGGCGTCGACCGGCTCGAAGCCGCCAAGCGGCTGCAACCGGCGTCGGCGATCTACTTCTCGATGGACGAGGCCGACGTGCGGACCATCCTCGCCTTCGAGCCGACCATGATCGGCTCCGACGGTCTGCCGTTCGGCGAGCGCCCGCATCCGCGGCTCTGGGGCACATTCCCGCGCGTGCTCGGCTACTACTGCCGCGAGCTCGAACTGTTCTCGCTGGAGACCGCCGTTTGGAAGATGAGCGGGCTGACGGCGCAGAATTTCGGCATCAAGGGCCGCGGCAGGCTGGCCGTCGGCAACCACGCCGACATCACCATCTTCGATGCCGCCAGCGTGCGCGACAGCGGGACCTATGATGATCCCTGCGTGCCCGCCGCCGGCATCGAGGCCGTCATCGTCAACGGCGCGCTGACCTGGTGGCAAGGCGCGCACCAGAATGCGCGCGCGGGACGGGTGATCACGCGCGCAGGCGTGCAGTGA
- a CDS encoding zinc-dependent alcohol dehydrogenase family protein: protein MKALVYHGPGQKSLEERPKPAILEPGDAVVKILKTTICGTDLHILKGDVPTCTPGRILGHEGVGVVDAVGSAVRAFKPGDHVIISCISACGTCDYCRRGMYSHCRNGGWILGHKIDGTQAEYVRTPHADTSLYHVPAGTEEDALVMLSDILPTGFECGVLNGKVEPGASVAIVGAGPIGLASLLTAQFYSPAEIIMIDLDDNRLEVATRFGATSVINNSDGKAVEKVMALTNGRGVDTAIEAVGVPATFVTCEDIIAPGGIVANVGVHGVKADLHLEKLWDRNIAITTRLVDTVTTPMLLKTVQSKKLEPKRLITHRFKLDQILDAYETFGAAAKTHALKVLIEA from the coding sequence ATGAAAGCCCTGGTCTATCACGGTCCCGGTCAGAAATCCCTGGAGGAGCGCCCGAAGCCTGCAATTCTCGAGCCCGGCGATGCCGTGGTCAAAATCCTCAAGACCACGATCTGCGGCACCGATCTTCACATCCTGAAAGGCGACGTGCCGACCTGCACGCCAGGACGCATTCTCGGCCATGAGGGCGTCGGCGTGGTCGATGCCGTGGGCAGCGCCGTGCGCGCGTTCAAGCCGGGCGACCACGTCATCATCTCCTGCATCTCGGCCTGCGGCACCTGCGATTATTGCCGCCGCGGCATGTATTCGCATTGCCGGAACGGCGGCTGGATCCTCGGCCACAAGATCGACGGCACCCAGGCGGAATATGTGCGGACGCCGCATGCCGACACCAGCCTCTATCACGTGCCCGCCGGCACCGAGGAGGACGCGCTGGTGATGCTCAGCGACATCCTGCCGACCGGCTTCGAATGCGGCGTGCTCAACGGCAAGGTCGAGCCGGGCGCGAGCGTAGCGATCGTCGGCGCCGGCCCCATCGGCCTGGCGTCGCTGCTCACCGCGCAGTTCTACTCGCCGGCCGAGATCATCATGATCGACCTCGACGACAACCGCCTCGAGGTCGCCACCCGCTTCGGCGCCACCAGCGTCATCAACAACAGCGACGGCAAGGCCGTCGAGAAGGTGATGGCGCTGACCAATGGCCGCGGCGTCGACACCGCGATCGAGGCGGTCGGCGTGCCCGCGACCTTCGTCACCTGCGAGGACATCATCGCCCCCGGCGGCATCGTCGCCAATGTCGGCGTCCACGGCGTCAAGGCCGACCTGCATCTGGAGAAGCTGTGGGACCGCAACATCGCGATCACCACGCGGCTGGTCGACACCGTGACCACGCCGATGCTGCTGAAGACGGTGCAATCCAAGAAGCTCGAGCCGAAGCGGCTGATCACGCATCGCTTCAAGCTGGACCAGATCCTCGACGCCTATGAGACCTTCGGCGCGGCTGCGAAAACGCATGCGCTGAAGGTGCTGATCGAGGCATGA